A genomic region of Deltaproteobacteria bacterium HGW-Deltaproteobacteria-18 contains the following coding sequences:
- the pnp gene encoding polyribonucleotide nucleotidyltransferase → MAAFQTTRRTIPMGDSEIIIEHGKLALQASGAVTVQWGDTVVLVTATHQALDRVVDFLPLTCNYQEMLYSAGRVPGNYFRREVGRPSEHETLTSRLMDRPIRPLFPKGCTNEIQVIATVISSDKERSADILAMLGASTALHISEIPFAGPIAAIRVGYRDGQFLLNPTASELATSQLNMILAGSRDAVVMVEGGAQFLSEDIMTEAVAWGHAQLGPLLDVQEELRKELGREKFTVIPPAEDTGLIEAVAELATAPLTEALAVPGKMDRRDAKKKVKQNLMEALMARFAETPERVRGVGEIMEKLEKKIVRQRIMTDKIRIDGRDLTTVRPLIMEVGFLPRTHGSAIFTRGETKALCTCTLGSTRDEQRIETLAGDTSRRFLMHYNFPPYSVGEARMLRAPGRREIGHGALSERALNPVLPAPDAFPFTIRVVSDIMESNGSSSMASVCGGTLALMDAGVPIKTPIAGIAMGLIKEGDEYLVLTDILGDEDHLGDMDFKVAGSRDGVTSIQMDIKIAGIPAEVMQKALHQAKDARVNILDQMEALIAAPRGELSKFAPQMDIVHISQDKIREVIGPGGKNIKAICEATSADIDIDDSGKISIFAPDSVSLAKAREMVLYYDQKAELNKDYDGIVKKIMDFGAFIEILPGLEGLCHISQLARDRVNVVTDVVQEGDAIRVRVIDIEPSGRIKLSRKAIILEELGEEPEPVQPRSDRPRNDRPRGGDRGGDRGGPRRR, encoded by the coding sequence ATGGCAGCTTTTCAGACCACCCGGCGCACCATCCCCATGGGCGACAGTGAAATCATCATCGAACACGGCAAGCTCGCGCTACAGGCCAGCGGCGCCGTGACCGTGCAGTGGGGCGACACCGTCGTTCTGGTCACGGCCACTCATCAGGCCCTGGACCGGGTCGTGGATTTTCTTCCCCTGACCTGCAACTATCAGGAAATGCTCTACTCCGCAGGCCGTGTTCCGGGCAACTACTTCCGCCGCGAAGTGGGCCGCCCCAGCGAACACGAGACCCTGACCTCCCGGCTCATGGACCGTCCCATCCGTCCGCTCTTCCCCAAGGGCTGCACCAACGAGATCCAGGTCATCGCCACGGTCATTTCCTCGGACAAGGAGCGCTCCGCTGACATCCTGGCCATGCTCGGCGCATCCACGGCCCTGCACATCTCCGAGATTCCCTTCGCCGGACCCATCGCGGCCATCCGCGTCGGCTACCGCGACGGGCAGTTCCTCCTGAACCCCACGGCCTCCGAGCTTGCCACGAGCCAGCTGAACATGATCCTGGCCGGTTCGCGCGACGCGGTGGTCATGGTCGAAGGCGGGGCCCAGTTCCTGTCCGAAGACATCATGACCGAAGCCGTTGCCTGGGGACATGCCCAGCTTGGGCCTCTGCTCGATGTCCAGGAAGAACTGCGCAAGGAGCTTGGCAGAGAGAAATTCACTGTCATTCCCCCGGCCGAAGACACCGGGCTGATTGAAGCCGTGGCCGAACTCGCCACCGCGCCCCTGACCGAAGCCCTGGCAGTGCCCGGCAAGATGGATCGCCGCGATGCCAAGAAGAAGGTCAAGCAGAACCTGATGGAAGCCCTGATGGCCAGATTTGCCGAGACCCCCGAACGCGTAAGGGGTGTGGGCGAGATCATGGAGAAACTGGAAAAGAAGATCGTTCGCCAGCGCATCATGACCGACAAGATCCGCATCGACGGCCGCGACCTGACCACGGTCCGTCCCCTGATCATGGAAGTGGGTTTCCTGCCCCGCACCCACGGCTCGGCCATCTTCACTCGCGGCGAAACCAAGGCCCTGTGCACCTGCACCCTCGGCAGCACCCGCGACGAGCAGCGCATCGAGACCCTGGCCGGCGACACCTCCAGACGCTTCCTGATGCACTACAATTTCCCGCCCTACAGCGTGGGTGAAGCGCGCATGCTGCGTGCTCCCGGCCGCCGCGAAATCGGCCATGGCGCCCTGTCCGAGCGGGCCCTCAATCCCGTCCTGCCGGCTCCGGACGCATTCCCGTTCACCATCCGCGTCGTCTCCGACATCATGGAATCCAACGGATCATCCTCCATGGCTTCCGTCTGCGGCGGCACCCTGGCACTTATGGACGCGGGCGTGCCCATCAAGACTCCCATCGCGGGCATCGCCATGGGACTCATCAAGGAAGGCGACGAATACCTGGTCCTGACCGACATCCTCGGTGACGAAGACCACCTCGGCGACATGGACTTCAAGGTCGCGGGTTCCCGCGACGGCGTGACCTCCATCCAGATGGACATCAAGATCGCGGGCATCCCGGCCGAAGTCATGCAGAAAGCCCTGCATCAGGCCAAGGACGCACGCGTGAACATCCTCGACCAGATGGAAGCACTCATCGCTGCGCCCAGAGGCGAGCTGTCCAAGTTTGCTCCGCAGATGGACATCGTGCACATCTCCCAGGACAAGATCCGCGAAGTCATCGGACCCGGCGGAAAGAACATCAAGGCCATCTGCGAAGCCACGAGCGCCGACATCGACATCGACGATTCGGGCAAGATCTCCATCTTCGCTCCGGATTCCGTCTCCCTGGCCAAAGCCCGGGAAATGGTCCTCTACTACGACCAGAAGGCCGAACTGAACAAGGATTACGACGGCATCGTCAAGAAAATCATGGACTTTGGCGCGTTCATCGAAATCCTGCCCGGCCTTGAAGGCCTGTGCCACATCTCCCAGCTGGCCCGTGACCGGGTCAACGTGGTGACGGATGTGGTCCAGGAAGGCGACGCCATCCGCGTCAGGGTCATCGACATCGAGCCTTCCGGACGCATCAAGCTCAGCCGCAAGGCCATCATCCTCGAAGAGCTGGGTGAAGAACCCGAGCCGGTTCAGCCCCGCTCCGACCGCCCACGCAACGACAGGCCACGAGGCGGAGACAGAGGCGGCGATCGCGGCGGACCGCGTCGACGTTAA
- a CDS encoding 30S ribosomal protein S15, giving the protein MVLTPERKAEVVKEYGKTETDTGSPEVQVALLTERITYLTDHFKGHKKDFHSRTGLLKLVGKRRQLLKYLKNKDIQRYRDLIARLGLRK; this is encoded by the coding sequence GTGGTCTTAACCCCTGAACGCAAGGCTGAAGTTGTAAAGGAATATGGCAAAACCGAAACCGATACCGGGTCTCCTGAAGTACAGGTAGCCCTGTTGACCGAACGGATTACGTACCTCACTGACCATTTCAAAGGTCACAAGAAGGACTTCCATTCCCGCACAGGTCTCCTGAAGCTCGTCGGCAAACGCAGACAGCTTCTGAAGTACCTGAAGAACAAAGACATTCAGCGCTATCGCGATCTGATCGCGAGACTCGGTCTGCGCAAGTAG